A window of Pirellulales bacterium contains these coding sequences:
- the cysT gene encoding sulfate ABC transporter permease subunit CysT, producing MSNINRRVLPGFRFGLGYVLAYLSVLVLIPLAACFVKAMSLTWGQFWAAVWTPRAIAAYKFTVGASFIAAVVNIFLGLLLAWVLARYEFPLKRLFDSLVDLPFALPTAVAGLVYSSLYVQNGWLGRFLVPLGIEAAYSRLAVVLVLTFIGLPFVVRTVQPVLESLDAEIEEAAHLLGATRLQTFLHVILPTLLPAAITGFALAFARALGEYGSVVFVSGNMPFKTEIAPVLIVARLEEFAYREATAIAVVLLTISFTMLVAINLLERWSARHYA from the coding sequence ATGAGTAATATCAATCGACGCGTGCTGCCCGGCTTCCGCTTTGGCCTCGGCTATGTGCTGGCCTACCTGAGCGTGCTGGTGTTGATCCCGCTGGCGGCCTGCTTCGTCAAGGCGATGTCGTTGACCTGGGGGCAGTTCTGGGCGGCCGTGTGGACTCCGCGCGCCATCGCTGCGTACAAGTTTACCGTGGGGGCCAGCTTCATCGCCGCCGTGGTCAATATTTTCCTCGGGCTGTTGCTGGCCTGGGTCCTGGCCCGCTACGAGTTTCCGCTCAAGCGGCTTTTCGACTCGTTGGTCGATCTGCCCTTCGCGCTGCCGACCGCCGTCGCGGGATTGGTCTACTCGAGCCTCTACGTGCAAAACGGCTGGCTGGGGCGGTTTCTGGTACCGCTGGGGATCGAGGCCGCCTACTCGCGGCTGGCCGTCGTGCTGGTGCTGACGTTCATCGGCCTCCCCTTTGTCGTGCGCACGGTGCAGCCGGTGCTCGAAAGTCTCGATGCCGAAATCGAAGAGGCCGCGCATCTGCTGGGCGCCACGCGTCTGCAAACCTTTCTGCACGTGATTCTGCCGACGCTGCTCCCCGCCGCCATCACCGGCTTTGCCCTGGCCTTCGCCCGCGCGCTCGGCGAGTACGGATCGGTCGTCTTCGTTTCGGGCAATATGCCCTTTAAGACCGAGATCGCGCCGGTGCTGATCGTGGCGCGGCTCGAAGAATTCGCCTATCGCGAGGCGACTGCCATCGCGGTCGTCTTGCTCACGATCTCGTTCACGATGCTCGTGGCGATCAACCTCCTCGAACGTTGGAGCGCCCGCCATTATGCATAA
- a CDS encoding sulfate ABC transporter substrate-binding protein produces the protein MGACRSRARPVCDALPRLHLDVVGRGTLYVLRGGVGHLFSLHEIRAGTVNRSRRPDPRLQRPTPWRPSPARRTPAQDSGVLAVSYFFRSSHLALGLLGALLFAVTGCGPKAEGSAADGAAPKAIELLNVSYDPTRELWKQINERFIAEYTKRTGQQLAINQSHGGSSSQARAVSDGLEADVVTLAMSTDTDAIQRAGLIKENWQKTFPNDSLPYYSTIVFVVRKGNPKGVKDWADLVRDDIQIVTPNPKTSGNGKLSFLAAWGSIVLDGGSEADAEAFIKKLYERTPVLDTGARGSTATFAQKKIGDVHLTWENEAHLEVAESNGELEIVYPSKSIKAEPRVALVDANVARHATRSVAEEYLQFLYTPEGQEIIAKNFYRPSNEEILAQHTDTFAPIELFEIGKLAGSWENAEKRFFADGGVFDSIYQPAK, from the coding sequence ATGGGCGCCTGCCGATCTCGGGCGCGTCCTGTCTGTGACGCCCTCCCGCGGCTACACCTCGACGTCGTTGGTCGGGGGACGCTGTACGTGTTGCGGGGTGGCGTAGGCCACCTGTTCTCCCTTCACGAAATCAGGGCCGGCACCGTGAATCGCTCTCGCCGTCCTGACCCTCGCCTTCAGCGTCCGACCCCCTGGCGACCTTCACCTGCCCGCCGTACCCCCGCACAAGATTCAGGAGTTCTTGCCGTGTCGTACTTTTTCCGCTCGTCGCATCTCGCCCTCGGGTTGCTGGGTGCGTTGTTGTTCGCCGTGACCGGTTGCGGTCCGAAAGCCGAAGGATCTGCCGCCGATGGCGCCGCGCCCAAGGCCATCGAGTTGCTCAATGTTTCCTACGACCCCACCCGCGAGCTCTGGAAGCAGATCAACGAGCGTTTCATTGCCGAGTACACGAAGAGAACCGGCCAGCAGCTCGCGATCAATCAATCGCACGGGGGTTCGTCGAGCCAGGCCCGCGCGGTCAGCGACGGTCTCGAGGCTGATGTCGTCACGCTGGCCATGTCGACCGACACCGACGCCATCCAGCGTGCGGGTCTGATTAAGGAGAACTGGCAAAAGACCTTCCCCAACGATTCGCTCCCCTACTACTCGACGATCGTTTTCGTGGTCCGCAAAGGAAACCCCAAGGGGGTGAAGGATTGGGCGGACCTGGTGCGCGACGATATCCAGATCGTGACGCCGAACCCGAAGACCTCGGGCAATGGCAAGCTGAGCTTCCTTGCGGCCTGGGGATCGATCGTTCTCGATGGCGGTTCGGAGGCGGATGCCGAGGCCTTTATCAAGAAGCTCTACGAGCGCACCCCGGTGCTCGATACCGGTGCTCGCGGCTCGACGGCGACCTTCGCTCAGAAAAAGATCGGCGACGTCCACCTGACGTGGGAAAACGAAGCCCATCTCGAGGTGGCCGAATCGAACGGCGAACTCGAAATCGTTTATCCGTCGAAGAGCATCAAGGCCGAGCCGCGCGTCGCCCTGGTCGACGCGAACGTGGCACGCCACGCCACCCGCTCGGTGGCCGAGGAATATCTCCAGTTCCTCTATACGCCCGAGGGCCAGGAGATCATCGCCAAGAATTTCTACCGTCCGTCGAACGAAGAGATTCTGGCCCAGCACACCGACACGTTTGCCCCGATCGAATTGTTCGAGATCGGCAAGCTGGCCGGTAGCTGGGAGAACGCCGAGAAGCGGTTCTTCGCCGATGGCGGCGTGTTCGACAGCATCTACCAGCCGGCGAAGTAA
- a CDS encoding sigma-54-dependent Fis family transcriptional regulator, producing the protein MEQFNQLILDVWREACRHIEIGESVAANAPILFHRLPVDAVLVRQIDLERSCVETVAAGACRPVPLPKQNRTDCTPEQLRALASWCRAKESLHLANGQLQSALTGLLPTDLEGEILAGPLNGPDGPVGILILVAREPQAFRDRHVEMLSSLLEPFTVWLENNRRLRELRTLREAAEADKQSLLRRLGRTDISDSIVGADSGLRPVMERVQLVARADVPVLILGETGSGKEVVARAIHTQSSRSNGPFLRVNCGAIAPELVDSELFGHERGSFTGATGLRKGWFERADGGTLFLDECGELPPSVQVRLLRILQDGTFERVGGEQQLHVNVRIVAATHRDLEAMVADGRFREDLWYRLAVFPIRLPPLRDRLEDIPAMATHFAMRSAHRLGMPLALPSVEDINLLVSYSWPGNVRELAAVIERAAILGDGKHLAVAKALGTVSPRPVPAAAPTRPISPLGEFSVATTSKFISLDEAMRRHIAHALAETNGRIEGPDGAAKLLDINPHTLRARMRKLGVDWKTYRRNRRTALPSAGNGYASQL; encoded by the coding sequence ATGGAACAGTTCAACCAGCTAATCTTGGATGTGTGGCGGGAGGCGTGCCGGCATATTGAGATCGGGGAATCGGTCGCGGCCAACGCGCCGATTCTCTTCCACCGTTTACCGGTCGATGCTGTCTTGGTGCGGCAAATCGACTTGGAGCGTTCCTGCGTGGAAACGGTCGCTGCCGGTGCCTGCCGACCCGTTCCCTTGCCGAAGCAGAACCGCACGGATTGCACGCCGGAGCAACTGCGGGCGCTGGCCAGTTGGTGCCGTGCCAAGGAATCGCTCCACCTGGCCAACGGCCAGTTGCAGTCCGCGCTAACCGGGCTGTTGCCGACGGATCTGGAAGGCGAGATTCTTGCCGGTCCCTTGAACGGACCCGATGGGCCCGTGGGCATCCTGATTCTCGTCGCGCGCGAGCCGCAGGCCTTTCGCGACCGGCATGTCGAGATGCTTTCGAGCCTGCTCGAACCGTTTACCGTCTGGCTCGAGAACAATCGACGTCTGCGCGAGTTGCGCACGCTAAGAGAAGCCGCCGAGGCGGACAAGCAATCGCTGCTCCGCCGCCTCGGACGCACGGACATCAGCGACTCGATCGTCGGCGCGGACTCGGGCCTGCGTCCCGTCATGGAACGCGTGCAGCTCGTGGCCCGGGCCGACGTGCCGGTGCTGATCCTCGGCGAAACGGGATCGGGCAAAGAAGTGGTGGCCCGGGCGATTCACACCCAATCGAGCCGTTCCAACGGCCCCTTCTTGCGCGTGAATTGCGGTGCCATCGCCCCGGAACTGGTCGACTCGGAATTGTTCGGTCACGAGCGGGGCAGCTTCACCGGGGCGACTGGACTGCGCAAGGGTTGGTTCGAGCGTGCCGACGGCGGCACCCTGTTTCTCGACGAATGCGGTGAACTCCCCCCCTCGGTACAAGTGAGGTTGCTGCGCATTCTGCAGGATGGCACGTTCGAACGCGTCGGCGGCGAGCAGCAATTGCACGTCAACGTACGCATCGTGGCGGCCACGCATCGCGATCTCGAGGCCATGGTCGCCGACGGCCGCTTCCGCGAAGATCTGTGGTACCGCCTGGCCGTGTTCCCGATTCGTCTGCCTCCCTTGCGCGATCGCTTGGAAGATATTCCGGCGATGGCGACACACTTTGCGATGCGTTCGGCCCATCGCCTGGGGATGCCGCTGGCCTTGCCCTCGGTCGAGGATATCAACCTGCTGGTGTCCTATTCGTGGCCAGGCAACGTCCGCGAGTTGGCCGCCGTCATCGAGCGCGCCGCGATCCTGGGAGATGGCAAGCACCTCGCGGTGGCCAAGGCCTTGGGGACGGTTAGCCCACGCCCCGTCCCGGCGGCAGCACCGACACGACCGATTTCGCCACTAGGAGAGTTTTCGGTGGCCACAACGAGCAAATTCATTTCGCTCGACGAAGCGATGCGCCGGCATATTGCCCACGCGCTGGCCGAAACGAACGGTCGCATCGAAGGCCCCGACGGCGCCGCGAAACTGCTCGACATCAATCCGCACACACTCCGCGCGCGGATGCGCAAGCTGGGAGTCGACTGGAAGACCTACCGTCGCAACCGCCGGACAGCCCTGCCGAGCGCCGGCAATGGCTACGCGTCGCAGCTTTAG
- a CDS encoding sulfate ABC transporter substrate-binding protein encodes MKRLWMAALGWGLLAFTGCAEAPSTASSEQPALPALELLNVSYDPTRELYQAINAKFEADYAQRTGQKVSVRQSHGGSTSQARAVIDGLDADVVTLALWSDIDAIRAKGLIQPGWEARLPRSSIPYYSTIVFIVRKGNPKGIHDWADLVKPGVEIITPNPKTGGGAKLNFLAAWLSVISRGGSDQEAQEFVTQLYRQVPVLDSGARGSATTFAQKKIGDVHLGWENEAYREVAEQPGELEIVYPSVSLIAEPSVAMVDAVVDHKGTRDAATAYLEYLYTPEAQEIIASHYYRPTNDEVWARHSAQFPTIELKPITALEKDWQAAFDRFFAEGAIYDQIQQAIGQSK; translated from the coding sequence ATGAAACGTCTTTGGATGGCCGCGTTGGGTTGGGGTCTGCTCGCGTTCACGGGTTGCGCCGAGGCGCCGTCGACGGCCTCTTCCGAGCAGCCGGCGCTTCCCGCGCTCGAATTGCTCAATGTCTCGTACGACCCCACGCGCGAGCTCTATCAGGCGATCAACGCGAAGTTCGAGGCGGACTACGCCCAGCGTACCGGTCAGAAAGTGTCGGTACGGCAGTCGCACGGTGGTTCGACGAGCCAAGCCCGCGCCGTCATCGACGGGCTCGACGCCGACGTCGTGACGCTGGCGTTGTGGTCGGATATCGACGCGATTCGCGCCAAGGGCCTGATTCAGCCCGGCTGGGAAGCTCGCCTGCCGCGGTCGTCGATCCCCTACTACTCGACGATCGTCTTCATCGTTCGCAAGGGGAATCCGAAGGGGATCCACGACTGGGCCGATCTCGTGAAGCCGGGCGTCGAGATCATCACGCCGAATCCGAAGACCGGCGGCGGAGCGAAGCTCAACTTTCTGGCCGCCTGGCTGTCGGTAATTTCGCGCGGGGGAAGCGACCAGGAGGCCCAGGAGTTTGTCACGCAACTCTATCGCCAGGTGCCCGTGCTCGACTCGGGGGCACGCGGTTCTGCCACGACCTTCGCGCAGAAAAAAATCGGCGACGTCCACCTGGGCTGGGAGAACGAGGCCTACCGTGAAGTGGCCGAACAGCCAGGCGAGCTCGAGATCGTCTATCCCTCGGTGAGTCTCATCGCCGAGCCCTCGGTGGCGATGGTCGATGCGGTGGTCGATCACAAGGGCACGCGCGATGCGGCAACCGCGTACCTCGAGTATCTCTACACGCCCGAGGCGCAAGAGATCATCGCCAGTCACTATTACCGCCCGACGAACGACGAGGTTTGGGCCAGGCACTCCGCGCAGTTCCCGACGATCGAGTTGAAGCCGATCACCGCGCTCGAGAAAGACTGGCAGGCCGCCTTCGACCGGTTCTTTGCCGAAGGGGCGATCTACGACCAGATCCAACAGGCCATCGGCCAGTCGAAATAG
- a CDS encoding PLP-dependent transferase, with translation MPTANSSSDLPLGHVPIFVRDAAQPGVPAAALRHGFATRAIHAGQSPDPSTGAVMTPIYANSTYVQQSPGVHKGLDYGRSHNPTRFALERCVADLEDGTAGFAFASGLAAIGTVLELLDHGSHVIVCDDIYGGSYRLFERVRRRSANLDFSYVDPTNLASFEAALRPTTRMIWIETPSNPLLKLADLAAIAELGQRHKLICVADNTFATPYVQRPLSLGFDIVVHSVTKYLNGHSDMIGGIAVVGENPSLAQQLGFLQNAVGGISGPFDSFLALRGVKTLALRMERHCQNALQIAEWFARQRGVRHVYYPGLPSHPQHVLARRQMAAFGGMISVVLEGGEARSRRFLERCQLFALAESLGGVESLIEHPALMTHASIPAAKRAEIGIDDGLVRLSVGVEDVHDLIGDLQQALGT, from the coding sequence ATGCCCACCGCGAACTCTTCGAGCGACTTGCCGCTCGGCCATGTGCCGATCTTTGTCCGCGATGCCGCCCAGCCAGGCGTGCCGGCTGCTGCGCTGCGCCACGGTTTCGCTACACGCGCGATCCACGCCGGACAGTCGCCCGATCCGTCGACCGGCGCCGTCATGACCCCCATCTACGCCAATAGCACCTACGTGCAGCAATCGCCCGGCGTACACAAGGGGCTCGACTACGGCCGTAGCCACAATCCGACGCGCTTCGCCTTGGAGCGCTGTGTCGCCGATCTCGAAGACGGAACCGCGGGCTTCGCCTTCGCCTCGGGGCTGGCCGCGATCGGCACGGTACTCGAATTGCTCGATCACGGATCGCACGTCATCGTCTGCGACGACATCTACGGCGGCTCGTATCGCCTGTTTGAACGCGTGCGTCGCCGTAGCGCCAATCTCGATTTCAGCTACGTCGATCCGACGAACCTGGCCTCGTTCGAGGCCGCGCTCCGCCCCACGACGCGCATGATCTGGATCGAGACGCCGTCGAATCCATTGCTCAAGCTGGCCGATCTGGCGGCCATTGCCGAACTTGGCCAACGCCACAAGCTGATCTGCGTGGCGGACAACACTTTTGCCACCCCGTACGTGCAGCGTCCCTTGTCGCTGGGCTTCGACATCGTCGTCCACTCGGTGACGAAGTATTTGAACGGTCACAGCGATATGATCGGCGGGATCGCCGTGGTGGGCGAGAATCCCTCACTGGCACAGCAACTGGGCTTTCTGCAGAACGCCGTCGGTGGTATCAGCGGGCCCTTCGATAGCTTCCTCGCCCTGCGCGGCGTGAAGACCCTCGCGCTGCGCATGGAGCGCCACTGCCAGAATGCACTGCAGATCGCCGAATGGTTTGCCCGGCAGCGGGGAGTTCGTCACGTGTACTACCCCGGCCTGCCCAGTCACCCACAGCATGTCCTGGCACGTCGGCAGATGGCCGCCTTCGGGGGGATGATCTCGGTGGTACTGGAAGGAGGCGAGGCCCGATCTCGCCGCTTCCTCGAACGTTGCCAGCTTTTTGCGCTCGCCGAGAGTCTGGGAGGCGTCGAAAGCCTGATCGAGCACCCGGCGCTGATGACGCACGCCTCGATCCCGGCCGCCAAACGCGCCGAGATTGGCATCGACGATGGCCTGGTTCGCCTGTCGGTGGGTGTAGAAGATGTACACGATCTCATCGGCGATCTGCAGCAGGCCCTGGGCACGTGA
- a CDS encoding cystathionine beta-synthase → MRTSSDLLRLIGNTPLVEVRNFDCGPCRLFLKLESHNPGGSIKDRIGRSMIEAAERAGQIGPGSTLIEATAGNTGLGLALVAAQKGYRLILVIPDKMSQEKIFHLKALGADVVMTRSDVGRGHPQYYQDMAERIARETPRSHYINQFNNPANPLAHETTTGPEIWSQTAHELDAIVCGVGSGGTLTGLSNFFARVAPQVEMVLADPAGSVLAEYIKTGHLGEAGSWVVEGIGEDFIPPIVDLSRVRHAYTIADAESLSTARDLLRQEGILAGSSSGTLVAAALRYCRDQQQAKSVVTFVCDSGNKYLSKMYNDHWMADQGFRRTATFGDLRDMIVRRFADGAVVSVAPDDLLTVAYARMRLYDISQLPVLEGNRIVGILDESDLLLAVADGAQAFRQTCRTIMTTGLETVAPHARVQDLLPIFHAGKVAIVADRDGFHGLITRVDVLNYLRRQQLAA, encoded by the coding sequence ATGCGCACCTCATCCGATCTCCTGCGCCTCATCGGCAACACGCCCCTCGTCGAGGTGCGAAACTTCGATTGCGGGCCCTGCCGCCTGTTTCTCAAGCTCGAAAGTCACAATCCGGGCGGCTCGATCAAGGACCGCATCGGCCGTTCGATGATCGAGGCCGCGGAACGTGCCGGACAGATCGGGCCTGGCTCGACGTTGATCGAAGCTACCGCCGGCAATACCGGCCTGGGCCTGGCGCTGGTTGCCGCACAAAAGGGCTACCGCCTGATTCTGGTCATCCCCGACAAGATGAGCCAGGAGAAGATCTTCCATCTCAAGGCGCTCGGCGCCGATGTGGTCATGACGCGCAGCGATGTGGGGCGCGGTCATCCGCAATACTACCAGGACATGGCCGAACGCATCGCGCGCGAGACGCCACGCTCGCACTACATCAACCAGTTCAACAATCCGGCGAATCCGCTCGCGCACGAAACGACCACCGGTCCGGAAATCTGGTCGCAGACCGCGCACGAGCTCGACGCGATCGTCTGTGGCGTCGGATCGGGAGGCACGCTGACCGGGCTGTCGAACTTTTTCGCGCGGGTGGCCCCACAGGTCGAAATGGTGCTGGCCGATCCGGCCGGCTCCGTGCTTGCCGAATACATCAAGACAGGGCACCTTGGCGAGGCAGGCTCCTGGGTGGTCGAAGGGATCGGCGAAGATTTCATTCCGCCCATCGTCGACCTGTCGCGCGTGCGTCACGCCTACACGATCGCCGATGCCGAAAGTCTCTCCACGGCGCGCGATCTGCTGCGGCAAGAAGGGATCCTTGCCGGTTCCTCTTCAGGTACGCTCGTCGCCGCCGCGCTGCGTTACTGCCGCGATCAGCAACAAGCAAAGTCGGTCGTCACCTTCGTCTGCGACTCGGGCAACAAGTACCTCTCGAAGATGTACAACGACCACTGGATGGCCGACCAGGGCTTTCGCCGCACGGCCACCTTTGGCGATTTGCGCGACATGATCGTCCGCCGGTTTGCCGACGGCGCCGTCGTCAGCGTGGCGCCCGACGACCTGCTCACCGTGGCCTACGCCCGCATGCGGCTCTACGACATCTCGCAGTTGCCGGTCCTCGAAGGGAATCGCATCGTGGGCATCCTCGACGAATCCGATCTCTTGCTCGCCGTGGCCGATGGCGCCCAGGCCTTCCGCCAGACCTGCCGCACGATCATGACCACGGGGCTCGAGACCGTTGCGCCGCACGCACGGGTGCAGGATCTGCTGCCGATCTTCCATGCCGGCAAGGTCGCGATCGTCGCCGATCGCGACGGTTTCCACGGTCTGATTACCCGCGTGGATGTCTTGAATTATCTGCGCCGACAACAACTGGCCGCCTAG
- a CDS encoding TVP38/TMEM64 family protein — MSKSNLLRVVAALLIPATMIAGALIFSRAAVREAVVALLVQARELGPGGAVVAALLYVPACVLALPGSLLTLTIGFAFGPVLGALAASLGSTAGATVAFYLGRTIGRDWIRKKVGGSPRFLALDDAVATQGFRIVLLTRLSPVFPFNVQNYAYGLTKVRPRDYVLASWIGMFPGTLLYVYLGSAIGSVADLVAGRFEQTRWQQIAFLMGLAATLAVALLLARLARRALRDVERR, encoded by the coding sequence ATGTCCAAGTCGAACTTGCTACGTGTCGTTGCGGCGTTGCTCATTCCGGCGACCATGATCGCCGGTGCGCTGATTTTCTCCCGTGCTGCCGTGCGGGAAGCAGTAGTCGCGCTGCTCGTGCAAGCTCGCGAGCTAGGCCCTGGGGGCGCGGTGGTGGCCGCCCTGCTCTATGTGCCTGCCTGTGTCCTGGCGTTGCCCGGCTCCTTGCTCACGCTCACCATCGGTTTTGCCTTTGGGCCGGTACTCGGAGCGCTCGCGGCCTCGCTAGGCAGCACCGCTGGCGCGACAGTGGCCTTCTACCTGGGACGCACGATCGGCCGCGATTGGATCCGCAAAAAGGTCGGCGGTAGCCCACGCTTTCTCGCGCTGGACGACGCGGTAGCGACCCAGGGCTTTCGCATCGTCTTGCTGACGCGACTCAGCCCGGTGTTTCCCTTCAACGTGCAGAACTATGCCTATGGTCTGACCAAGGTCCGACCGCGCGACTACGTGCTCGCCTCCTGGATCGGCATGTTTCCCGGCACGCTGCTGTATGTGTACCTGGGGTCGGCCATCGGTAGCGTGGCCGACCTGGTGGCGGGACGTTTCGAGCAGACTCGCTGGCAGCAGATCGCCTTTCTGATGGGGCTGGCAGCCACCCTGGCGGTCGCTTTGCTGCTGGCAAGACTCGCTCGCCGGGCGCTGCGCGACGTGGAACGACGTTGA
- a CDS encoding tetratricopeptide repeat protein, with protein sequence MAHPAVRFVAAVVVLTLAIFVWKFDVYDSPPYYDFATGLFIEANYLVESNFDYAALVDQPRWLSGGPAVYVVSIMPTVLALMMKALPSARAVLIAYHLLTFLLTAVALVLMYVLLEPRAGRVGAVLAPLAMFTAPLFSVQVDMLGMDLPLATCGVACLWCFTRQRYVWGAVACLLAVLIKATGAVLVLAALGTCTLLLVFSYLARDGESRRSYWIGAAAVFVSAVFVALSQDYLNALPGSASENWIDFGDDLRQGLAFQKLLLDWCPDQVALVVVALIATHFTFRGWLLRVFTAPSEVHALRRFVVAARDSLRDQPLMVFSWLMIAALFWAFISAYSLPRYVMIALPFLYLILGYSLFAMVAWRQWVAAAFGLIIAVNLLNSNGRLFPEFDSDGRTGAHLERSREYLRDHESNIAAVQQMAGLPENTVFVAGNPFVHFLSLPRLGYVERPRKGYSLNTYSNESFKSGTELPKDLPRDTVVVWLESALTPRGTIPRPEAVPGSDLEILYNDRQLHPLVVYRRRWSPEVKSEDLTRWYHAMLLPQLDTMSKALTFEEEGRLEDAAAAFAAAMDQQPDNPDVRTGYGRVLVKQKKFESALEQFREAVRLAPNEAVSHQLLGTMLFDMGRYDEAVPELTKSLELNPEKGDAQATLGRVQARLGNYAESEAAYAAAIRLDAENPAYRYELGNVLLMQNKFSEAIGSLREALRLRPDWPDAVNVLAWILSTNADDSLRNGAEAVELLERAQKNTEPDSIALMALLDTLAAAYAEVGRYDDAVKVQQQSIDLAKKLNVEKTLPGMELRLQQYQDRQPYRDPVASP encoded by the coding sequence TTGGCCCATCCGGCCGTGCGCTTCGTCGCGGCGGTGGTCGTGCTCACGTTGGCGATCTTCGTTTGGAAATTCGACGTCTACGATTCGCCTCCCTATTACGACTTCGCCACTGGTCTTTTCATCGAAGCCAACTACCTGGTCGAGTCCAATTTCGATTACGCGGCGCTCGTCGACCAACCGCGCTGGCTGAGCGGCGGTCCTGCCGTGTACGTCGTCAGCATCATGCCGACCGTGTTGGCGTTGATGATGAAAGCCTTGCCTTCGGCCAGGGCGGTGCTGATCGCCTACCACTTGCTGACGTTCTTGCTGACGGCCGTGGCGCTGGTGCTGATGTATGTCTTGCTCGAACCGCGGGCAGGGCGTGTGGGGGCCGTCTTGGCGCCGTTGGCGATGTTCACGGCCCCCTTGTTCAGCGTGCAGGTCGACATGCTGGGCATGGACTTGCCACTGGCAACCTGCGGCGTGGCCTGCCTGTGGTGCTTTACCCGGCAACGTTACGTGTGGGGAGCGGTGGCGTGCCTGCTCGCCGTGCTGATCAAGGCGACCGGCGCCGTGTTGGTGTTGGCAGCCTTGGGAACGTGTACGCTGCTGCTCGTCTTCAGTTACCTGGCGCGCGACGGCGAATCGCGTCGCTCGTACTGGATCGGTGCAGCGGCGGTGTTCGTTTCGGCTGTTTTCGTGGCGCTATCGCAAGATTATTTGAACGCGCTTCCCGGCTCGGCGTCGGAGAACTGGATCGATTTCGGCGACGATCTGCGCCAGGGACTGGCCTTTCAAAAGCTGCTGCTTGATTGGTGCCCCGACCAGGTGGCCCTGGTCGTCGTGGCTTTGATTGCCACGCACTTCACGTTTCGCGGCTGGCTGTTGCGTGTCTTCACGGCGCCGAGCGAAGTACACGCCCTGCGACGCTTCGTGGTGGCGGCACGCGATAGCCTACGAGATCAGCCTTTGATGGTCTTCTCGTGGCTAATGATCGCGGCCCTGTTTTGGGCCTTCATTTCGGCCTACAGCCTGCCACGTTACGTCATGATCGCCCTGCCGTTTTTGTATCTGATTCTCGGGTACTCTCTGTTCGCGATGGTGGCCTGGCGGCAGTGGGTAGCGGCTGCATTCGGACTCATCATCGCGGTGAACCTGTTGAACTCGAATGGCCGGCTCTTTCCCGAGTTCGATTCGGACGGGCGCACCGGCGCGCATCTCGAGCGCAGCCGCGAGTACCTGCGCGACCACGAGTCGAACATCGCGGCGGTTCAACAAATGGCCGGCTTACCAGAGAACACCGTGTTCGTGGCCGGCAATCCTTTCGTCCACTTCCTCTCGTTACCCCGACTGGGCTACGTCGAGCGTCCGCGCAAAGGCTATTCGCTGAACACGTACTCGAATGAGAGCTTCAAGAGCGGTACGGAACTGCCCAAAGATCTGCCGCGCGATACGGTCGTCGTGTGGTTGGAAAGCGCCCTGACGCCGCGTGGTACGATTCCGCGGCCCGAGGCCGTACCCGGGAGCGATCTCGAGATCTTGTATAACGACCGACAGTTGCATCCGCTCGTCGTCTATCGGCGGCGTTGGTCGCCGGAGGTGAAATCGGAAGACCTGACGCGTTGGTATCACGCCATGCTCTTGCCACAGTTGGATACGATGAGCAAGGCCCTCACCTTCGAAGAAGAAGGACGCCTCGAGGATGCTGCGGCGGCGTTTGCCGCGGCGATGGATCAGCAGCCAGACAACCCCGATGTTCGCACCGGTTATGGCCGCGTGCTCGTGAAGCAAAAGAAGTTCGAATCGGCACTCGAGCAGTTTCGCGAAGCGGTACGCCTGGCCCCCAATGAGGCGGTGTCACACCAGTTGCTCGGTACGATGCTGTTTGACATGGGGCGCTACGATGAAGCCGTTCCGGAACTGACGAAATCGCTGGAACTGAACCCCGAGAAGGGGGACGCTCAGGCCACGCTCGGTCGCGTCCAGGCGCGCCTGGGCAACTATGCGGAATCCGAAGCGGCCTACGCGGCTGCCATTCGGCTCGATGCTGAAAACCCGGCGTATCGCTACGAACTCGGCAATGTGTTGCTGATGCAAAACAAGTTCAGCGAGGCCATCGGCTCGCTGCGCGAAGCCCTGCGTCTGCGCCCCGATTGGCCCGATGCGGTGAATGTGTTGGCCTGGATCCTCTCGACGAACGCCGACGATAGCCTACGCAATGGCGCCGAGGCGGTCGAGTTGCTCGAGCGAGCCCAGAAGAATACCGAGCCCGACAGCATCGCCCTGATGGCGCTACTCGACACGCTGGCGGCAGCCTACGCCGAAGTCGGACGCTACGACGATGCCGTGAAGGTACAACAGCAATCGATCGATCTGGCGAAAAAGCTAAACGTCGAAAAGACCTTGCCGGGCATGGAACTGCGGCTGCAGCAGTACCAGGATCGGCAACCGTATCGAGATCCTGTCGCGTCTCCCTGA